One Ictalurus furcatus strain D&B chromosome 21, Billie_1.0, whole genome shotgun sequence genomic region harbors:
- the dnajc14 gene encoding dnaJ homolog subfamily C member 14 has translation MDDPEELRIGTRLDDGPASGGMCEESVPSLSEEVETSREVPEDPNSESHGAKQGEQEDPEKVEESGYARTNGGMDQLEEDGNGVFDEADDEKDGCRNAATKDASGSRGKKGKSRKSGSGSGEQFSSWMSPLSFSSSSGASRHKQIRRRNHHYHNQGRLRRQTGFQLVATFRDFLSESVSPWSISCIHMVVDLIVSLTHHCGVAVESGAFALYDLGMFMLFKVTDVPGMKQDLRRVVDRTRSLAAALAGWVYKTTCSARRMLVSAFSLISSVVFLSAGVMRSVVERLGGDRGRRWWLSLQNCWILKKGVTLMGRIRVWLWKSGSEHVTVNPESPSRMERSQPGQELERLLALSQIPEDELDPFNVLGVNTHATESELKRAYRQLAVQVHPDKNKHPRAGEAFKVLRAAWDIVSNPETRREYELKRMAASELSKSMNEFLTKLQDDLKEAMNTMMCTKCEGKHRRFEMDREPHEARFCAECNKRHGAEEGDLWAESSMLGLKITYFAFMDGKVYDITEWAGCQRIGISPDTHRVPYHISFGSKSNSSSNRHRSPSGHTPAPGSPSDLHDFFSRIFQGAPGSDASSNGGFFSPGSPPNHPGGAGSGPPPQPGLFTQRGETSESWSEVGKGQRRRKKARKPFQR, from the exons ATGGATGATCCAGAAGAGTTGAGAATCGGGACGCGTCTGGACGACGGACCGGCGAGTGGGGGCATGTGTGAGGAGTCTGTGCCGAGTCTGTCAGAGGAAGTGGAAACATCTCGGGAGGTGCCGGAGGATCCGAACTCTGAGTCCCACGGCGCGAAACAGGGTGAGCAGGAAGACCCGGAGAAGGTAGAAGAGAGCGGATACGCAAGAACTAACGGGGGTATGGATCAGCTGGAGGAAGACGGAAACGGTGTGTTCGATGAAGCGGACGATGAGAAAGACGGTTGTAGGAATGCCGCCACAAAGGATGCGTCGGGATCTCGCGGGAAGAAAGGAAAGTCGAGAAAAAGCGGCTCGGGTTCAGGTGAACAGTTTTCGTCCTGGATGTCGCCTCTGTCCTTTTCCTCGTCCTCTGGAGCGAGCAGACATAAACAGATCCGCCGGAGGAACCACCACTATCACAACCAGGGCCGTCTGAGAAGACAAACCGGCTTCCAGCTCGTGGCGACGTTCCGAGATTTCCTGTCCGAATCCGTCAGCCCGTGGAGTATTTCCTGCATccatatggtggtggatctgaTCGTGTCTCTGACCCACCACTGCGGCGTCGCCGTCGAATCCGGAGCGTTTGCACTTTACGACCTTGGCATGTTCATGCTCTTTAAGGTCACTGACGTCCCGGGAATGAAGCAGGATTTAAGACGTGTAGTGGATCGAACCCGGAGTTTGGCTGCAGCTCTCGCGGGCTGGGTTTACAAAACCACGTGCTCTGCACGCCGCATGCTGGTTTCTGCTTTCAGTCTCATTAGTAGCGTAGTGTTCCTAAGTGCCGGGGTCATGAGGAGTGTTGTGGAGAGGCTGGGTGGAGACAGAGGCAGGCGATGGTGGCTCAGTCTTCAGAACTGCTGGATATTGAAGAAAGGAGTCACGCTTATGGGAAGGATTAGAGTATGGTTGTGGAAAAGTGGCTCCGAACACGTGACCGTGAATCCAGAGTCTCCATCCAGGATGGAGCGGAGTCAGCCTGGACAAGAACTCGAGAGACTGCTGGCATTATCACAG ATCCCTGAAGATGAGCTGGACCCGTTTAACGTGCTGGGCGTGAACACACACGCCACGGAGTCGGAGCTTAAGCGGGCCTATAGACAGCTGGCTGTAcag GTCCATCCAGATAAGAACAAGCACCCTCGAGCCGGTGAGGCTTTTAAAGTCCTTCGAGCAGCGTGGGACATCGTGAGCAACCCAGAGACCCGGCGCGAGTACGAGCT gAAGCGAATGGCAGCGTCGGAGCTCTCCAAGTCGATGAACGAGTTCCTGACGAAGCTGCAGGACGACCTGAAGGAGGCCATGAACACCATGATGTGCACCAAGTGTGAGGGCAAACACAG GCGGTTTGAGATGGACCGCGAGCCTCACGAAGCGCGTTTCTGTGCTGAGTGTAATAAACGGCACGGCGCTGAGGAAGGAGACCTGTGGGCTGAGTCCAGCATGCTCGGTCTGAAGATCACCTACTTCGCCTTCATGGACGGAAAAGTCTACGACATCACTG AGTGGGCGGGTTGCCAGCGAATAGGAATCTCCCCTGATACACATCGTGTCCCCTATCACATCTCTTTTGGCTCCAAAAGTAACAGCAGCTCCAACCGCCACAG atctcCCTCAGGCCATACCCCAGCTCCAGGCTCTCCCTCTGACCTGCACGATTTCTTCAGCCGTATTTTCCAGGGCGCGCCGGGCAGCGACGCCTCGTCCAACGGTGGATTTTTCTCACCAGGATCACCCCCGAATCACCCCGGGGGGGCCGGCTCAGGACCGCCTCCTCAGCCCGGCTTGTTTACCCAGCGAGGAGAGACGAGCGAAAGCTGGAGCGAGGTAGGAAAAGGACAGCGTAGGAGGAAAAAAGCACGCAAGCCTTTTCAGCGCTGA
- the nab2 gene encoding NGFI-A-binding protein 2 isoform X1 has protein sequence MSTPRTLGELQLYRVLQRANLLMYYDTFIQQGGDDVQQLCEAGEEEFLEIMALVGMATKPLHVRRLQKALRDWAANPAVFNQPLTSAMGGIPLFKIDSIMGSRKSLTNGQPASPCDREDQGACLTPLRDNGSPRSPCSQASPLPPDHHLYRDKLSPMEPHWLSPELDGSVGAEEDQPSPPLPLLVHSRNIGPSTPPTSSSSSSSPWPGGQLDADTVKAVGESVERLFRTVPHTDPSEVKSLLRLNKKMAKTVGHIFNMEPHDKSKEEEIRKYSLIYGRFDSKRREGKQLTHHEMIINEAAAQFCIRDNALLLRRVELFSLARQVARECAYTSTLKHSRTNPEDCTNSFTDNSAPKRIKLEVTDSDSINPIRGSKSADVVIHPGLRSAADDDSLSGESLDSLSHDVGPHSLPSSSPRPLADTIGPVTWSRQLMQQTLMDEGLRLARMVSRDHAAKVSLGSEKRQTSEPEGRASDRRGLNASHQSSSPASTKDDP, from the exons ATGTCGACGCCACGGACGCTGGGCGAGCTGCAGCTGTACCGTGTGCTGCAGAGGGCCAACCTGCTCATGTACTACGACACCTTCATCCAGCAGGGCGGCGATGATGTGCAGCAGCTGTGTGAGGCCGGAGAAGAGGAATTCCTCGAGATCATGGCTCTGGTCGGGATGGCAACGAAGCCCCTGCACGTGCGGCGCTTGCAGAAAGCTCTGCGCGACTGGGCCGCAAATCCCGCCGTCTTCAACCAACCTCTGACCTCGGCCATGGGAGGAATCCCGCTTTTTAAAATCGACAGCATCATGGGCTCGAGGAAGTCCTTAACCAACGGCCAACCGGCATCCCCATGCGACAGGGAAGATCAGGGAGCTTGTCTGACTCCACTCCGAGACAATGGCAGTCCGAGGAGCCCATGCTCCCAGGCATCCCCTCTTCCTCCAGATCATCATCTTTACAGGGACAAACTGTCCCCCATGGAGCCTCACTGGCTCAGTCCGGAATTAGACGGAAGCGTCGGAGCAGAGGAAGACCAGCCCAGTCCACCTTTGCCTCTTTTGGTCCACTCCCGGAACATAGGTCCCTCGACGCCACCCAcatcttcctcctcatcctcctccccTTGGCCTGGAGGACAGCTGGATGCAGACACGGTGAAGGCGGTAGGGGAAAGCGTGGAGCGTCTGTTCAGGACGGTGCCGCACACAGACCCATCCGAGGTCAAGAGTCTCCTCAGGCTGAATAAGAAGATGGCCAAGACGGTGGGTCACATTTTCAACATGGAGCCACACGACAAGAGCAAAGAGGAGGAGATCCGCAAGTACAGCCTCATCTACGGCCGCTTTGACTCCAAGAGGAGGGAGGGCAAGCAGCTGACACACCACGAG ATGATCATCAACGAAGCGGCGGCGCAGTTCTGCATACGTGACAACGCGCTGTTATTGAGACGGGTCGAGCTTTTCTCACTGGCTCGGCAGGTGGCGAGGGAATGCGCCTACACCTCCACTCTGAAACACAGCAG GACCAACCCTGAGGACTGTACTAATTCCTTTACGGACAACAGCGCTCCGAAAAGAATCAAACTCGAG GTCACAGATTCAGACAGTATTAACCCGATACGTGGATCAAAAAGTGCTGACGTAGTGATTCACCCCGGCCTCAGGTCAGCAGCAGATGACGACAGCTTGTCAGGAGAAAGTCTGGACAGTTTATCTCacg ATGTAGGgcctcactctctcccctcgTCATCCCCCCGTCCCCTTGCCGACACCATCGGCCCCGTCACCTGGAGTCGCCAGCTCATGCAGCAAACGCTCATGGATGAAGGCCTGCGATTGGCTAGAATGGTGTCACGTGACCACGCGGCCAAGGTCAGCCTAGGGTCAGAGAAGAGACAGACTTCAG
- the nab2 gene encoding NGFI-A-binding protein 2 isoform X2, producing the protein MSTPRTLGELQLYRVLQRANLLMYYDTFIQQGGDDVQQLCEAGEEEFLEIMALVGMATKPLHVRRLQKALRDWAANPAVFNQPLTSAMGGIPLFKIDSIMGSRKSLTNGQPASPCDREDQGACLTPLRDNGSPRSPCSQASPLPPDHHLYRDKLSPMEPHWLSPELDGSVGAEEDQPSPPLPLLVHSRNIGPSTPPTSSSSSSSPWPGGQLDADTVKAVGESVERLFRTVPHTDPSEVKSLLRLNKKMAKTVGHIFNMEPHDKSKEEEIRKYSLIYGRFDSKRREGKQLTHHEMIINEAAAQFCIRDNALLLRRVELFSLARQVARECAYTSTLKHSRTNPEDCTNSFTDNSAPKRIKLEVTDSDSINPIRGSKSADVVIHPGLRSAADDDSLSGESLDSLSHDVGPHSLPSSSPRPLADTIGPVTWSRQLMQQTLMDEGLRLARMVSRDHAAKVSLGSEKRQTSVSSYTRSVDWLCFTLDAGKRFD; encoded by the exons ATGTCGACGCCACGGACGCTGGGCGAGCTGCAGCTGTACCGTGTGCTGCAGAGGGCCAACCTGCTCATGTACTACGACACCTTCATCCAGCAGGGCGGCGATGATGTGCAGCAGCTGTGTGAGGCCGGAGAAGAGGAATTCCTCGAGATCATGGCTCTGGTCGGGATGGCAACGAAGCCCCTGCACGTGCGGCGCTTGCAGAAAGCTCTGCGCGACTGGGCCGCAAATCCCGCCGTCTTCAACCAACCTCTGACCTCGGCCATGGGAGGAATCCCGCTTTTTAAAATCGACAGCATCATGGGCTCGAGGAAGTCCTTAACCAACGGCCAACCGGCATCCCCATGCGACAGGGAAGATCAGGGAGCTTGTCTGACTCCACTCCGAGACAATGGCAGTCCGAGGAGCCCATGCTCCCAGGCATCCCCTCTTCCTCCAGATCATCATCTTTACAGGGACAAACTGTCCCCCATGGAGCCTCACTGGCTCAGTCCGGAATTAGACGGAAGCGTCGGAGCAGAGGAAGACCAGCCCAGTCCACCTTTGCCTCTTTTGGTCCACTCCCGGAACATAGGTCCCTCGACGCCACCCAcatcttcctcctcatcctcctccccTTGGCCTGGAGGACAGCTGGATGCAGACACGGTGAAGGCGGTAGGGGAAAGCGTGGAGCGTCTGTTCAGGACGGTGCCGCACACAGACCCATCCGAGGTCAAGAGTCTCCTCAGGCTGAATAAGAAGATGGCCAAGACGGTGGGTCACATTTTCAACATGGAGCCACACGACAAGAGCAAAGAGGAGGAGATCCGCAAGTACAGCCTCATCTACGGCCGCTTTGACTCCAAGAGGAGGGAGGGCAAGCAGCTGACACACCACGAG ATGATCATCAACGAAGCGGCGGCGCAGTTCTGCATACGTGACAACGCGCTGTTATTGAGACGGGTCGAGCTTTTCTCACTGGCTCGGCAGGTGGCGAGGGAATGCGCCTACACCTCCACTCTGAAACACAGCAG GACCAACCCTGAGGACTGTACTAATTCCTTTACGGACAACAGCGCTCCGAAAAGAATCAAACTCGAG GTCACAGATTCAGACAGTATTAACCCGATACGTGGATCAAAAAGTGCTGACGTAGTGATTCACCCCGGCCTCAGGTCAGCAGCAGATGACGACAGCTTGTCAGGAGAAAGTCTGGACAGTTTATCTCacg ATGTAGGgcctcactctctcccctcgTCATCCCCCCGTCCCCTTGCCGACACCATCGGCCCCGTCACCTGGAGTCGCCAGCTCATGCAGCAAACGCTCATGGATGAAGGCCTGCGATTGGCTAGAATGGTGTCACGTGACCACGCGGCCAAGGTCAGCCTAGGGTCAGAGAAGAGACAGACTTCAG TCTCATCTTACACAAGATCAGTGGATTGGCTCTGTTTTACTTTGGACGCTGGGAAGAGGTTTGATTGA